Below is a window of Synechococcus sp. MW101C3 DNA.
GCCGCCTGCAAGGGCGTTGCCTTCAGCCGGAAGGTGGTCTTGGGCGGCTGGGCGGCCTGCGTGGCTTCCCCAGGGACTGAGCCTCAGTGGCTGTCCTGGCGCTTCTTCCAGATGCGCAGCCCCAGCCAGGCGCCGGCGGCCAGCACGGCAAGCACCAGCACCACCTTGATCACCCGGGCCACCGGTTCGATCCACAGCTCCACGTTGCTGTAGCCCTCGCCCAGCAGCATGCCCGCCACTGTCAGCAGCAGGGTCCAGATCAGGCTGCCGGCCGTGGTCCAGATCAGGAAGGGCACCATCGGCATCATCTCGATGCCGGCGGGCACGGAGATCAAGGTGCGGATGCCGGGCACCAGCCGGCCCCAGAACACCAGGGCGGTGCCATGGCGGCTGAACCAGGTGCGGCTGCGGTGCAGCTCCTGCGGGCTGATGCCGATCCAGCGCCCATGGCGCGAGAGCCAGTGCTCGATGCGTTCCTCGTTCACCAGCCGCCCCACCCCATACCAGGGCAGGGCGCCGAGCACGGTGCCGAGCAATCCGGCCAGCACCACCGGAATCAGGCTGAGCTGCCCCTGCTGCACATAGAAGCCCCCCAGGGGCATGATCAGCTCGGAGGGGATCGGCGGAAAGAGGTTCTCGAGGAACATCGCCGCAAAGATCGCCGCATAACCGGCCATCGGGTTGGCCTCCACCGCCGAGCCGATCAGCTCGGGCAGTTGCTGAACCAGTTCGATGGCCATGCCGGCGGGCTCGTGATCGGGAAAGTCTTCCACGCTGACGTGAAGGTTGCCCGATGCTCAGGGGAGCGCCTTGCCGGCGAGGCCATCAGGCCTGCCGGCGAAGCAGCAACGCTGGGCGCGGAACTGTGGGGCGCGGGATCAGTAGCGGTAGTGGTCGGACTTGTAGGGGCCTTCCAGCGGCACGTTGATGTAGGCGGCCTGCTCGGGGGTGAGCTCGGTGAGTCGGGCGCCGATCTTGTCGAGGTGGAGGCGGGCCACCATCTCGTCGAGGTGCTTGGGCAGCACGTACACCTCCTTGCCGTACTCGTCCCCTTTGGTGAACAGCTCGATCTGAGCCAGCACCTGGTTGGTGAAGGAGTTGCTCATCACGAAGCTGGGGTGGCCGGTGGCGCAGCCCAGATTCACCAGCCGGCCTTCCGCCAGCAGGATGATCTTGTTGCCGCTGGGCAGCAGCACGTGATCCACCTGGGGCTTGATGTTGTCCCAGGGGTACTGCTTCAGGGAAGCCACGTCGATCTCGTTGTCGAAGTGGCCGATGTTGCACACGATCGCCTGATCCCGCATCTGGATCAGGTGGTCGTGGGTGATCACGCGGAAGTTGCCGGTGGCCGTCACGAAGATGTCCACATCCCCCACCACGTCGTCGAGACGGACGACCCGGTAGCCCTCCATCGCCGCCTGCAGCGCGCAGATCGGATCGACTTCGGCGATCATCACGCTGGCGCCGAGGCCGCGCAGCGACTGGGCGGAACCCTTGCCCACATCGCCATAGCCGATCACCAGGGCCACCTTGCCGGCCACCATCACATCGGTGGCGCGCTTGATGCTGTCGACCAGGGATTCGCGGCAGCCGTAGAGGTTGTCGAACTTGCTCTTGGTGACGGAGTCGTTCACGTTGATGGCAGGGAACGGCAGTTCGCCGCTCTTCTGCATCTGATAGAGACGCGCCACACCCGTGGTGGTTTCCTCGGTGACGCCCTGGATCTGGGCGTGGATGCGCGAATAGAAGCCGGGCTGGGCGGCCAGGCGTTGACGGACCGACTGGAACAGGGCGATCTCCTCTTCGCTGCCGGGGTTGTCCAGCACCGAGGGGTCCTGCTCCGCCTTGGTGCCGAGCACCACCAGGCCGGTGGCATCGCCACCGTCGTCGAGGATCATGTTGGGCGTGCCGCCGTCGGCCCACTCCAGGATCCGGTGGGTGAAGGCCCAGTATTCATCCAGGGTTTCGCCCTTGAAGGCGAACACCGGGATGCCGGCTTCCGCCATCGCGGCTGCAGCGTGATCCTGGGTGGAGAAGATGTTGCAGGAGGCCCAGCGCACTTCAGCGCCGAGAGCCACCAGGGTTTCGATCAGAACGGCTGTCTGGATCGTCATATGCAGGCTGCCGGCAATACGGGCACCCTTGAGCGGTTGCTGGCTGCCGTACTTCTCACGCAGCGCCATCAGACCGGGCATCTCGGTTTCAGCGATCGCGATCTCCTTGCGGCCCCATGCGGCAAGGCCGAGATCGGCGATCACATACGACGACGGGGTGGACAGTCCGGTTGCGGCGGCAGCCGAAACGGACGTGGCAGCTGAAGGCGTGGCCAGCATGGGGAAGCTCCGAAGGGAGAAGGATTGGGGATGTGGAAATATCTGCAGAGACGCCGAGGCTTCGGGCTCGCTTAACGGGAATCTACAGGGATGGAACAGTCTGCTGAGATCCGGGTGTGCCATCTGGCCGATGCGGCAGCCACGGCGGCGCTCGGGCGGGAGCTGGCGTCGCTGCTGTTGAACGGCGGCGGTGCTGCCAGCGGCGCAGCCCCTCCCACTTTGCTGCTGCAGGGGGAACTGGGGGCCGGCAAGACCTGCCTGGTGCAGGGTCTGGCCCTGGCGCTGGGAATCGACGAACCGATCACGAGCCCCACCTTCGCCCTGGCCCAGCACTACAGCGGCCGGGGCGCTGACGGCGAGCCCCATGCCCTCGTCCATCTGGATCTCTACCGGCTGGAGCAGCCGGCCGCCGCCGCTGAACTGTTCGCCCAAGAGGAGGAGGAAGCCGGCGCCCTGGGGGCGGTGCTGGCGGTGGAGTGGCCCGAACGGCTGCCGTGGCTGCCCGATGGCGCCTGGCGGCTGGAGCTTCAGTACGACGGGGACAGGCGCCGGGCAGTGCTGCGACCGCCGCACTCAGCCGCCTGAAGGCCTCAACTCCGTGAACAACCGGGCCGTAGGCGTCCTCCCGCTCCGCCCCGGGCCGTTTCCAGGATGCGCTGCAGCCGATCGGGATTGACCGGCTCGACATACCCGGGGGGGGTGCTCATAGGGCGCCGGTGCCCGCTGCACTCTCACCCAGAACGGCCAGAACCTGCTGCTCGCTCGGCTGGGGATCAATGGCGCCGGCACCCTGGCAAACCAGTGCACCGCAGGCGGCTGCAAAGCGCAGAACCTGCTCCACGGCGCTGACGACCACCGGCTCTTGCAGCAGCCCCGGCCGGCCCACCAACTGGTGCAGCAGGCCCGCCAGGAAGGCATCACCAGCACCGGTGGTGTCGATGGCAGCCACGGGCAGGGAAGGCAGCCGGCCACCGCAGGCTCCCACCGCCCAGTCGATCGGCTCGGGGCCATCGGTGATCAGCACGGCGGGCCGCTGCGGCAGGGCCCGGCGCACGACTGTGGCGTTGGCGCTGCCGAACAGCCAGAGGGCCTCCTCACGGCTGCACTTGAACAGGGCCGCCTGCGTCAGCAAGGGCTCAAGCCGCTGCCGCACCGCCGGCGGCGGGCCCTGCTCAGCGCCGAGCCCCCAGAAGGTGGGCCGCCAGTTGACGTCAAGCGCCAGCGGCAAGCCATGCGCCCCGGCAGCCAGTAGCAGCTCCTGCAGCGCCGCTGCCGCCGCAGCGGAAGCCAGCGGAATCGTGCCGCAAAGGAGCCAGCGGGCCTGGGCCAGCAGCGGCGCCAACACCCCGGCCATCGCCGCGGCATCGATCGCCTGATCAGCGAAGCCCTCACCCCGGTCGCCGGCGAAGCCGCCGAAGTGGCGCTCACCTGCGGCATCGCGCCGCACCAGCACCGTGCGGCTCGGGCGCAGCGGATCGCATTGCAGCGCACGGGTATCCACCCCCCGCTCCAGCAACAGAGCGCGGAAGGCGGCGCCGATGCGGTCGTCGCCCAGGCGGCCGATCAGCGCGGCGCCGGTGCCGAGCCGCGCCAGGGCGCAGGCCACATTGGCCGGGGCACCGCCGAGCCTGTCGTCGACCGGAATGTCATGGGCCGGATCGCCGCCGGGCGGGCCGAGCCGATCAACGAGCGCTTCGCCGAAGCAGAGCACCCGGGCAGGGGAAGGCACCGTCACGGCAGGCTCGCGCTCAGTTCTCTCCACACTCGCCG
It encodes the following:
- a CDS encoding DedA family protein; the encoded protein is MAIELVQQLPELIGSAVEANPMAGYAAIFAAMFLENLFPPIPSELIMPLGGFYVQQGQLSLIPVVLAGLLGTVLGALPWYGVGRLVNEERIEHWLSRHGRWIGISPQELHRSRTWFSRHGTALVFWGRLVPGIRTLISVPAGIEMMPMVPFLIWTTAGSLIWTLLLTVAGMLLGEGYSNVELWIEPVARVIKVVLVLAVLAAGAWLGLRIWKKRQDSH
- the ahcY gene encoding adenosylhomocysteinase, with translation MLATPSAATSVSAAAATGLSTPSSYVIADLGLAAWGRKEIAIAETEMPGLMALREKYGSQQPLKGARIAGSLHMTIQTAVLIETLVALGAEVRWASCNIFSTQDHAAAAMAEAGIPVFAFKGETLDEYWAFTHRILEWADGGTPNMILDDGGDATGLVVLGTKAEQDPSVLDNPGSEEEIALFQSVRQRLAAQPGFYSRIHAQIQGVTEETTTGVARLYQMQKSGELPFPAINVNDSVTKSKFDNLYGCRESLVDSIKRATDVMVAGKVALVIGYGDVGKGSAQSLRGLGASVMIAEVDPICALQAAMEGYRVVRLDDVVGDVDIFVTATGNFRVITHDHLIQMRDQAIVCNIGHFDNEIDVASLKQYPWDNIKPQVDHVLLPSGNKIILLAEGRLVNLGCATGHPSFVMSNSFTNQVLAQIELFTKGDEYGKEVYVLPKHLDEMVARLHLDKIGARLTELTPEQAAYINVPLEGPYKSDHYRY
- the tsaE gene encoding tRNA (adenosine(37)-N6)-threonylcarbamoyltransferase complex ATPase subunit type 1 TsaE: MEQSAEIRVCHLADAAATAALGRELASLLLNGGGAASGAAPPTLLLQGELGAGKTCLVQGLALALGIDEPITSPTFALAQHYSGRGADGEPHALVHLDLYRLEQPAAAAELFAQEEEEAGALGAVLAVEWPERLPWLPDGAWRLELQYDGDRRRAVLRPPHSAA
- a CDS encoding carbohydrate kinase; amino-acid sequence: MPSPARVLCFGEALVDRLGPPGGDPAHDIPVDDRLGGAPANVACALARLGTGAALIGRLGDDRIGAAFRALLLERGVDTRALQCDPLRPSRTVLVRRDAAGERHFGGFAGDRGEGFADQAIDAAAMAGVLAPLLAQARWLLCGTIPLASAAAAAALQELLLAAGAHGLPLALDVNWRPTFWGLGAEQGPPPAVRQRLEPLLTQAALFKCSREEALWLFGSANATVVRRALPQRPAVLITDGPEPIDWAVGACGGRLPSLPVAAIDTTGAGDAFLAGLLHQLVGRPGLLQEPVVVSAVEQVLRFAAACGALVCQGAGAIDPQPSEQQVLAVLGESAAGTGAL